TACAAATAAGAATATCCTTTGTACTAATTACCATCATTTTCCTTCTTATAATATGCAATGACGTGGATTATTCCATTcagagttaaaaaaaaaataaagcagTTAATTAGCTAAACTACTTATAAAGTTGTTAAAATGGGAAAGTTTAAGATAATCACATGCTTTGGAAAAACATGTGTAATCTCATAATTGTTAACAAaaggtaataaaaaaaacgCATTCGtctttttagttatttgtatttaatttgtagAAGCAAACACATATTTCATTGTAGCATGGTCAAAATTGGGAATGTTATTGTTGTACTTTGGGTAAGGTAAGTTTGTAAGCTGCAAAGagagtaaaagtaaaaagaagaaaaggggaaaaaggaaaaatgataattaagttaaggagaaagagaaggcAAGATGGGACATGCAGTAAGATGGTAAGAAGGTAGATGATGGTACCCTTAAACTACATCGTTTTGACAGCCCAACCTAAAAACCAATTTGGGGGGGTTTTGAATTTGGTACATTTTCTGTCAGtttcttctttgaaattttgaaaattgaagcTCCCGTCTGCATGGAATGTTCTTTCTATCCATTTCCATCCCACCTCTCTATATATATCGACCACTATTTGATTGTACCCTACTTTATGAATCATTATGGGTAATGACTAACTCAAATTGAAACAAAGgtcaataaatattaaattacataATAACAACACCAATTTAAGCTCTATTATTGAACACCTACTTTCAACTCTTTATATCTCTCTCCAGTTTTTATAATCAACTTAATGTTTATaaacaattcattttttaaaaggaaaatattctAACAAAACTAATCGGACAACTTTCTGACTTGGTCAAAGATAATTAGTGTCCAAACaatactaaatattttttcataattagatgattttgatatatatatgtagtaATACAGTAAAAGTGCTGCTTCGAAAACTGTATTAAAATATGGGACTTTCAGAAACTGATAAAACCATTATTGAtacaactaattaataattagaacTTTATTGTATGCATGACACGacgtgtgtgtgtatatataatttgaagaagaaaaatatttaggaattgGAACGAGTAAAGGGCAAAGACAGTGATTTTGTTGATGTGATAAGGAAGGGAATGGGGGAAAATCCAAGTGGTCTTTTGggagaaaaatgtaaaataggAGTAGAAGAGAAGTAGGAGGGGGGCCTCCAAACATAGCtatttttggatttattttcCCCACTGTTTCTCTAATTCTCTCCAACTAAATTATACCTACCAAACTACCCCATTCATAAGTTTGTCACCTTTAATTTCACTAATGTTTTTCATATGTTCAAATATTCAcactaaattttctttttttaaaaaaaaataagtaaactACAACACATATTTGACAATGAAGAAAACTTCgttttttaattcataaaacaaacagaaaatCACAACCTAACATCCACATATTCAAAGACAAAATTCATGAAATCAGAACAAGGGCAAAAGATGagttgaagagaaaataaattaacttgGTATTATATTTAAGTTTGGGTTTGGGAGGATGGTGTAGTTAATTTTGGACCCTACGCATGAGAAGGAGTGTTAAttgcaatattaaaaaagaaaaagaaaaaagagcaTAATTATGCAAAGGAGCAACCTTTAAACCATATATATGGCTTCAACTTGAAGCAGGCTGTGTGTAAAGCAAAGTgcaattcatttattattattttacatctTTAATGACACGCATGAAGAGATGCGTACTCAATCCCTATCTCCTAACGtctcacattaaattaatttatagggtttttttcctctctcttaaGGTATTAATTAACCAATTTATCTATaggttccttttttttctttttttttaactgtgcgtgtgcataaaatttgatgatTGGCTTTGGTAAAAGTGGGTACCGACCCCAATGTAATCACCGCACACGAGTGTCTCCTAAAAAActtcacttctttttattttaattattcatctCTCTTCAATGGAATGCCTTCCTTcacaacaatataatataaagttatatatttctataacATGATTATTAATGTCAACATCCTTAAAACTGATTTAACTTactttattgataaatatctTGACCACAAGGAGTTAGGGAAACTCAATTtgtcaatattattattattattattattatgagtATGATTATTCAAGTTGCCTATTATCATATATAGCACTAGCTAGCTTATAGACCGGttagttatatattataattgaattaaagttTCAagcaagataaaaaaaaaaaaaaagttgtttaacTATCATTTCATACAAGAAAGGCACCTAGGgctatgaaaaataattgtgaaATTAGTTCTTTAGTGAAGCACATGGGATACAAGTTTGTGTGATCTCTCTTTGcaacaaagtaaaaaataataataataaaataaattcattgttCCTTTAAGGaaatattagttttgtaaataaattattaggaactttctttcaacatgaacatttcaaatgcCTTCCTTCCAGAATTGAATTGtgatattaataaaagtaGATGCATGTAAGTTAATCTATAAGGAGGgaaactttaattattttttaaaaaaatatattatgatgCCTTTTccaatcctttttttttttttttgctttttcaaaaattcactATAACACTTCTTttccacttttatttttttaaaagaaattttgagtgtgaaaatatttttgcaaTAGTATgatattgtttactttattttaatatctttatcttttgtttcatcatcaaatgtttcatatcaatagaaattattattacgAGATACTTGGATAGTTGGAAGATAGGTTTTCAATTTAATCTCGCTAAATTATAGTATACATTTGTATAATGGCGAAATTAGtactctttaaaaaataaaaataaaagaataataattatgataatgaCTTGAAGctatccaaaaaaagaaaaggtaaattctaatcacaagaaaacaaagaaaaatcaataaaccTAGGAATGAGAAGACTGAGAACTCCATCTCTCTACAAAACCCCTTTTGGATTTCGCCACAAGAGCTccgtaacaaaaaaaaatagaccAGAGATTATTAACAATCATCTAACTAAATAAGTCAAAGAAAACATAGTTTTactgaaaaacaaatatgtcagtaatctatataaaaaacaagaaagaaagaaagaaatatatgtgtatatatatacaagaaataaatacataaaagtAGAGAGAATCTAATCTTGTGTGGCTAGGTTTGTACCCCTTTTGTATTGGCTATAGATCACACTGGACcaaaaaaagatatgaatgttGACagtttgtaatataaaaaatgaaatttggttccaaaattcaaagtcCTAACACCCTAACTCCCcctttttgtgtgtgtgtgtgtgtaagGCCAATGTGTCAAAGTCAAGAGAGGCTATGGACTTCCTTTACTTGGAAActgaaattgaatttattgtGAAACTCACTAATCATATAATGACACCACACCCAAACTCCAAACTCCAAACTCACTGCCTTCCGCTTGACCTTTCAAGATCTGCCTCTGTCCTGTGGTCCTTTCCGCCCTTTGCAATTTAACCAATAACCCAATTATATATCTCACTGCTCCTTCCGCCTATTTTCAGACATTGCTTTCATCATTCACCAAAAACATAATGAATAATCCATGTCTCCCCCctcatttttatattactaACGTCATTGGTCTCACTTGACAAGTTCAAAGTAGAGGAACGTGTGTAGCAAAATTTCTTATATGTAAAACGTATGAGTTTTTGAAGCAACCAGAGAGATAACcacatatatttcatttcaattaatAACGACGATGATAACAaccattgttatttttgaaagggaaaaaaatggaCCCAAATCCCATCTTGTTGGCTATAAAGTAACCTATTGGATAAAGACATAAGAGTGGTATAGTCCAAAAGATGGGTTTTAGAGTGGACATATGGTTCCACTTTAGGTAAACAATAGTGACTTTCCATTAGACTTTTGTAGcttcaaaaaatgtttggtGACCTTTGTATTTATTACACATTTGGTCCATATGCTAAAGAAGCTCctacaaatttttttcatcctcctttctttctttcttttcctagCCACTCTATGCTTGAATCTAATTCAAAGTTATTGCTCCATTTTCTTGATTTAGACTACTATCAgctatatatatctttaataattaaaattaatttatagtccaaggaaaatattaaaaatcatcCTTGAACAACACTCAAttacttttaacattttttcgcttcaaatcaatttttttagtttgattattattttatattagaaaaatatctaCCTATTTACTCTTAGaaaattagtaatttttttaaacaatggtccctttttacttgtttttgtttctatatgtttttatcTCTCCCTATAAGGTTTGCTTCTAATTTGatcctattttttaaaatattattgtttctttctcaattttttttcttttcctcatgGTCACCAACTCTCcattaacttatttttctctctctctagttttattttgttttgaccTAATTAAGTAATATTTTTGGTTTGGAAGTATTTAATTTCTCCATATTCAAATTGGATTGTCTGTATATTAAATCTCTTTCTCTAGATTTCTCCTCTACCCCTAATATTTTTGTAGCTTCGAAATTCTTTTATAGCGTTctgtttcttttctcttttttaacttCCCCAAACACAATCTTTGTCCACCACGTACGCCctctcattttaattttacctaaatcaaaattgttttacgGTTAAGAAACCAATTATTAGCAtcatttatgatatttttgtaaaacttAGTTAGATATCAAAGTTACGTCCACAAATATCTCCaacacaattaaaaattacttttaaaagtataaaaacaaactgtcaaaataattttttgaaaatcagTTTTAACACAAACCactagtttataaatattaaggCCACCTGTTAAACTCTTACAAAAGCCGATATGTAAAACTGTTTCTTGAGCTTGTTCCTATTATATAAAGGACAGCTCCTTTCATCAAtgcacataaaaaaaaatccttttgtAACATACTCATTCTTCTTTACTTCGCCTATattcagtttttctttttaaaagaccAAAACTAATAGTTTTATAACCTCTCTCAAACATATTTCTATAAGTAGCTCCACCAACatgaatttaagaaaaaaaatattttttaaaattataaaataaattaaaatatttataagttatcacaaaattttagattctaaaattgatagtcttctataactataacatatcagtgatagaatttgttataagttgtaaataatttataaaatccactattttaaaaatttttccGTAAAAAAATTACGCATTTGGATCAAGTTTGGAactaaaaactatatatattactattttttaaaaaaatatatctattaaCTATGATTTTCTAGGATGatatgcataatttttttaagcataatgattatatttatagctaattttaaaaaaaaagttgtttttacaatataggtttttagtttttaaaatttgacatggttttttaatttattggtaAAATGTGgacaataaaatgaaaaaatttaaaagtaaaattagtATCTATAtacttgattttgaaaaaaacaaaaaacaaaatttgagatAGTTTCGGAAGGAATACACATCTTTATAAACAAGCCACTTTTTAAGAATTCACCCAAGGGTTgaaaagcttttttttttttattcaaccattgaatttgtttgtttttgttcaaaatcatTAATCAACATTATTGAAAAGatggagaaaacaaaatcacttCATTCCTATGTTAAATTCTGAAAAGCTATTAATGACGATAAGAATTTCAATGAAACCATGTTATGGTTGAAGTATggatgaataaaaatgaatgatcaaATCAAGTTTGGTTTATGTCCctaattgatttaaaaggTGACTTTTTGAATGGGTAAAGTGTCTCAGatttattgtaatatataCAGACaccataaattaattatcaacATCTAGCTTTTAGGCTCTctacatatatatctttaaaaaaaggacaaaaagaagaaaggaagttgtcaaaagtttaaacaatGGATTTTCTCATTTGTCATCAGCATCTCTAAGATATAccttaataatttaaaattttcacatacTGATTCCACCGATAAAAACCCTTTATTAAACCAAaaacctattttaaaaaaatatataataaaatatcataatctatttttgaattgaagaattaattaagtaaaatgTAGGAAGGTATATtactataaacaaaaaaagaaaatatatatatatattagttggaaaattttaaattaaaaaaaaaaaagaaaagaaaagaaataagcaTAAGCAGTTTGTTTATGAAACACAGATGTTGGTGTAGAGTTTGTAGTTGTGAGTTTATGTGTGAAAATGACATAATTCTGCCTTTCTTTGTAAGACGAGTTCACGTGCCAATCacatgtttcttgtttcttttagtTTGTGGTTTTGTGTTTCACGTTGAATGGTACAACTACAACCTACAACTCCTACTTTATTTTccccttttatttattttatgaattcattccaacaaaattatcatttacGTGGCAATCTTGTTGGTTTAATTGAAGTCTGAAGTGAAGAAAGATgtagaaatagaaagaaagtgGATGTAATATGTAAATAGGTGTGTTGTTGAGAAGGtaaagtaaaaaggaaaaatagaggaaataaaatataatatcatgcagggttttgaaaagaaaaagaaaaagaaaattgcagGGTATGCGGTGGGAAAGAAGTGAAATTACTGCGGTGCTGTTGggaatataatattaaatatattagtgataaaaGAAAGTCGCAACCGCAATGCAAAGAAGTGccaattactaaaaaaaaaagaaaaacaaacatcttAAATGAAAATCTGAGATGGGGTCCACTCCCATTAACATTGATTTATCACAACCCACTCATCCACCTCTACCTCTATAAGTACCTCTACTTCACCTTCCTTCTTTTTCCGAATTCTTCCCTTCACTTCTACACACCCTTCCTCAAcacttccttctttttctccttctatTTATCACTGCTCTATCCCTTTCCTTCTCGCCTCCAATGGTGGACGTCGACCGCAGGATGGCCGGTCTCAATCCGGCCCACATCGCTGGACTCCGCCGCCTCTCCGCTCGTGCCGCTGCTGTCACTCCTTCTCACCCCTCACGCGCCGGtcttctctccttctcttctctcGCTGACAACGTCATCACCCATTTGCGCAACACCGGCGTAGAGGTTCAAACCGGTCTCTCCATCGCCGACTTCGCCCGAGCTGAGGCCGAGTTTGGCTTCGTTTTCCCTCCGGATCTCCGAGCCGTACTCTCTGCTGGTTTACCCATCGGTCCTGGCTTCCCCGATTGGCGTTCTTCCGGGGCCAGACAACATCTTAGAGCCACGCTCGATCTTCCAATTGCGGCTATTAGTTTTCAAATCGCCAAGAATACGTTCTGGTCAAAGTCTTGGGGTCCAAGGCCCTTAGACCCTGAAAAGGCCTTACGGGTCGCTAGAAACGCTCTGAAGAGAGCGCCTCTTTTGATTCCCCTCTTCAATCATTGCTACATTCCCTGCAACCCTTCTCTGGCGGGGAACCCAATCTTCTCCGTTGATGAGAATCGGATCTCCTTCTCTGGTTTGGATCTATCCGATTTCTTCGAGCGGGAATTCCTTTTTCGGAGCTCCCAATCCGATGCCCACCATCTTAAAAAGCAAAGGTCCATCAGTGAAAAATCTGCTGGGTCTTCCTCTAACTTCTCTCGACGGAGCCTGGACACGGGAGCAAGAACGCCGAGGTGGGTGGAGTTTTGGAGCGACGCCGTGGTGGACCGGCGGCGCAGAAActcgtcgtcgtcgtcgtcttCATCGCCGGACAGAGTAATCGAGATGCCGAGGTCGGGAATACCGAAATGGGTAAACGAATACATAGAAGAAATAGGATCGACTTTAAGAGAAGGAGGATGGAGTGAAACGGACATCACAGAGATAGTACAGGTGTCAGCCTCGGGATTCTTCGAAGGAGCGGCGATGGTATTAGTGGACAACCAAGCGGTTCTGGACGCGTTGCTTCTAAAAACAGATCGGTTTTCGGACGTTCTCCGGAAAGCCGGATGGAGCTCGGAAGAAGTGTCGTACGCACTGGGGTTTGATCATCGAGCCGAAAGGGAACGAAAACCGGCAAAGAAGCTATCCCCAGAACTAGTGGAAAGAATCGGGAAACTGGCGGAGTCGGTTACTCGGTCATAGTACGGGCATCACATCTCCCCAGATTCCTCagtttgctttcttttttaaaatttcaagggTCTTGGGTATGCCATATTTTTCTGCCCTCCAgtcattactatttttttttttttttatattaaacatatatatatatatattataaatataaatgatggtatttgaggaaaaaagtgaagaagaaTCAAAGGGTCCAATTTATAGGAGATCCCGTTTCATGTATGTATTTACgaataatgatgatgatgataaataagaaaagtagaaattttgaattgttttgtGAATTTGAATCCAGCTCATTTATATTTGTGTGTAATggaaaaaatagagagagggTGGTGGTAGCTGAACTGTATCAGGTCAGGTATGTAAAGGAAGCTCCAACGCACGTGTGgggaaattattttatttttttaatcatgattaaaaataaaataaataaataaagacgTTAGGGAATTGGTCCCACCGCTATCTCCCTCCCATCCAATTCGAAAGAGAAATAgaagcaaagaaaagaaaaagaaaaaggtattAGGAGTAAGGTGTAAGGATTGGGAGACGGGGGGCGTGGCATGGGACACCAAATCAATGATATTCCATGCAACCAAAACggaaattaaaaccaaaaatataattcttatattttggattttgtgttttagttttttcacCTTACATAATTGTGTATTTGGGGGAGAAACtctaatatatttattggCTTACCAATACCAACATCCCACTTCTTACTGCAACATCAGATGTATTgagaattggaaaaaaaaaagaagaagaaaaaagctGCCTCTGATTATATTTATTGGCATGCGGTGTGTGTATATTAGTTTTATCAacttacataaatattttaatattctttcaGAATATTAAAGTTTCCTGCCTACATTTTAATTACTGCtaaatttctctcattttcctACGTACTAGGGGACATCACcatcttaactttatttatttattttttctctctctctctctccatttcATTTGTGAAAATAATTGATCAcctcaaacaaattaattatatctattAACTTTACTTTCTGGTATAAATTAGCTTTTAGtagttatttctttttattgttttattctcttaattgtaatttaattttggttgagtTGTATGgtggatattttttttaaatttagttactTTGAATAAAAGTCTTGATagaattaaacaaactttagTCACCTTCCTAATCTTTGCAAGTGTTGTAATCAACCTTTATGTTAAGATGTTATTTTTCTTCGAATATAATATTAGCATCTTccatttcataattaatttacatGACTTATCCACgtatttcaaaacttttatttattcgTACAATGTGAATTTAGGTAAACACTGATATTTACGTTAAGTTAAAACGGATCCAACTCATTTAGTATGTAGTATTATTAATAACTAGAAAGTTTGATTTCAAATCTCGACTTCTATCgtgtcaaatatatatcttgaGTTCTATTAATGCATTGAATTATTGGTGTTTATTACAATATTTGGGTATTAATTTTAGCACGATTGATATtaatacaaaacaaatatcacCTAAGTCACCTTGAAAAAGTAATAACGTAAAATTATACGGtcgtaaaagaaaatggaaaggagaattatttgttcttttctttcaaagaatgGGAAGCGTTTACAAAgtaagagaaaattaaattagttgcTGAAAAttacttcattattttttaaagtggTCCAAAATATGAACAATTTCTAAGAATTGGACCAttgaattaattgaattattgagTTATATTCtacaaattattgaataacaacaattaaatatgacaaaatataATGGATCTCGAAGGCGAATTACAACATTTACAGATTATCATAtccttaatttttaaatgctAAATACCCCATAAGCAATAAAAAGAACCCAAAATGTAAAGTGTTACAGCTTGTTTTACatgtattattaatatataatgaacATAGGACATTAAATAGAATTGaagtaaatattaaatgacATTTGTGGCTAAAAAAAGTAGTAGTCAAATGAAGTACAATATGGATGGAatggttttatgaaattatagaaaagttttaaatacttcaattTGAAAGAGGGAAATTATATTACTGTGACACACACATATTCATCATTCACAATTAAAAGCTAGCTCAACATGGAATTGAACAAAGAAGATAAGAAGCTAAAGTAATAGTTATGTTATACCCGACAGAGAAAGATAGTTCTAGTTCTAGTTGTAGATGAAGCTAAGGAATTTTGTCCATCTTGTTCCAAAAGCTTTTCCCCAAATTATTAATACACATAGACCTAGGGCACACCATTTAAAAGAAgcaattattcaaaattaaatgtgGCCGGAACGACGACGTCCTCAACAATTCAACAGTATGAAACACCATCTGCTTTTGCGGAGGAGCCATTGATTTTCCGGCCACGTGGGTTGGAGTATTTAAAGTTTCCTCTTTTAAGTTACTTTTCCATTTGAGAATATGGCATTATTTAAATTACTATTCGATCTGTTACCCcccacatatatatattatatggttAAACAGAGAAAaactttgtttaatattttaggcAGGTGggtctaataataataataataataaaagaaaaaaaaaagatatggGGGTGGGTTTCATttattagaacaaaaaaaaaaaaaagtcggGTGTTTTTACAAGTAGATAAGCTTGGAGGCCATTTCAAAAGCGAATTGAAACAGTTGTGGATCATTATTTTGCCACCTCCAAATTCATATTAACTTCCTATATTCCTTCCCCCTTTCATAAATAGTCAACTTATTAttaatcttttctaattatcattatatatatatatcgtttATTTTAATCCATAATTCAATTATCATTTCCATGCATTGCAAAGAAAATAGCCTTTGGCTGGCAGGTGGGTCTGGTCTATACTGATCAGTCTAGATGGTTGTGGTCATGATTGGACGATGGATTAATCACATTccactattattattattattattatttattaatcagttaattaattagtcttAATTAAATGGAGGaggttaattataattaaaaatgagtaAGGAAGTTGCATTTAATATTCCAACGGTCGTTTCCCAATTTCCACCACTTGACCTGACCGTTACCACCACCGCCCTCTAACTCCACGTGATCGCAACTGTCCTCTTTACATTAAATGCAGTGAAGGATGAAGATGcctacaaattttatattactatttattttaattataaactttaaaacttcaacgttattaaatttatttctcattttttaaaatggtactTCGTACTTTGGTACTCCTACCTTACTcataatttgaattcaaatacaTTCATAACTCTCAACAATGTTAGATACATTAGACCTTCAATCCCTTCTTCAaaatcctttaatttttaaacttccCTCCATAACTTCTCTCTTCCAATCTCCCaacttcaaaaactaaaatatatctcaattatctttcttcttatatATCTATACTACTTAAACTTTGATTGTCGCTCTTATAAACGCTATCAAATTTTTAGTATGAATgttaaaatactttaaatttgatatattatgtTTCAAATG
This DNA window, taken from Cucumis sativus cultivar 9930 chromosome 6, Cucumber_9930_V3, whole genome shotgun sequence, encodes the following:
- the LOC101216316 gene encoding uncharacterized protein LOC101216316; the protein is MVDVDRRMAGLNPAHIAGLRRLSARAAAVTPSHPSRAGLLSFSSLADNVITHLRNTGVEVQTGLSIADFARAEAEFGFVFPPDLRAVLSAGLPIGPGFPDWRSSGARQHLRATLDLPIAAISFQIAKNTFWSKSWGPRPLDPEKALRVARNALKRAPLLIPLFNHCYIPCNPSLAGNPIFSVDENRISFSGLDLSDFFEREFLFRSSQSDAHHLKKQRSISEKSAGSSSNFSRRSLDTGARTPRWVEFWSDAVVDRRRRNSSSSSSSSPDRVIEMPRSGIPKWVNEYIEEIGSTLREGGWSETDITEIVQVSASGFFEGAAMVLVDNQAVLDALLLKTDRFSDVLRKAGWSSEEVSYALGFDHRAERERKPAKKLSPELVERIGKLAESVTRS